The proteins below are encoded in one region of Neofelis nebulosa isolate mNeoNeb1 chromosome 17, mNeoNeb1.pri, whole genome shotgun sequence:
- the ZSWIM9 gene encoding uncharacterized protein ZSWIM9 isoform X3: MESPPSTAGQEEQELRERAFFSWAEFSRFFDAWCQQRLALFFVKSSMHLARCRWASAPPLYTLIDVLKYSYVRLVCKDVRAPSRPTVGPPQPGCPAFIIVKLSPLRDRLVVTECQLTHSHPACPLEFAYYFRPGHLLANACLPVRTTNKISKQFVAPADVHRLLSYCKGRDHGVLDALHVLEGLFRTDPEAKVGSRERQPGAGDGHARSLAGHSFTHPPTPPFAPFIHSSAPVIRQVKLVFVEDQAVVETVFFLTSRTRALLRRFPRILLVDRLPGLQGALDLLAVLCVDGAGRARQAACCVARPGTPSLLRFALASLLQSAPDVKGRVRCLTAGPEVAAQLPAVRQLLPGARVQICRAQGLETLFSKAQELGGAGREDPGLWPRLCRLAGASSPAAYAEALAELRAHGPAAFVDYFERNWAPRRDMWVRFRAFEAARDLDACALVRGHRRRLLRRLSPSRSVAQCLRDLVAMQWADAAGEAAPEGPDGGGPWPEGEPGRGAHLEKERMKGLESGDWAGAPREGSIWRGAQLEKEWARGVEARDRGGAQLESDSGRGLQVQDWRGSQSENEHWRGPEIRDWRGAPLEAEKDWGPEGYAGRGAWLEDGGPRALEGYTWRMAQLEGDSIRVLETTERRGAPFDPERAKSLEGSTWRGAQLHDERAHGLKTRDWKGPQLEAEKGRGLEVRTWRGHHVEKPRELVPENGDQRGPQWGDERQRGPEVGEEREVRLGVKRRRDLEDVVLVHLGDTRVTGLENGEGARSVGPKGRGEQGMGCGGAGGRCLGLGNGVPCGPAMGTVCEGDPEWAGTRRVCLAAGESPQEGGQEEGPREPKRPCCPSAEEEVDWEPLARFRAACGPELAELVAEELAFARQHGTRGFHWTGAGFALKDGTSDFFLDRALTRCSCSIHAARRLPCRHLFAARLLTGAALFHMDLLRDCWGRAPEP, translated from the exons GCCCCCCCAGCCCGGCTGCCCGGCCTTCATCATCGTCAAGCTGAGCCCGCTGCGGGACCGCCTCGTGGTGACAGAGTGCCAGCTGACCCACTCGCACCCGGCCTGCCCGCTCGAGTTCGCCTACTACTTCCGCCCGGGCCACCTGCTGGCCAACGCCTGCCTGCCTGTGCGCACCACCAACAAGATCTCCAAGCAGTTCGTGGCCCCCGCCGACGTGCACCGCCTGCTCTCCTACTGCAAGGGCCGCGACCACGGCGTCCTGGACGCCCTGCACGTGCTCGAAGGGCTCTTCCGCACCGACCCCGAGGCCAAGGTGGGGTCTCGGGAGAGGCAGCCGGGGGCGGGGGACGGCCACGCCCGGAGCCTCGCGggtcattcattcacccatccgCCCACTCCTCCATTCGCTCCTTTCATCCATTCCTCCGCGCCGGTCATTCGCCAG GTGAAGCTGGTGTTCGTGGAGGACCAGGCGGTGGTGGAGACCGTGTTCTTCCTGACGTCGCGCACCCGGGCGCTGCTGCGGCGCTTCCCGCGCATCCTCCTGGTGGACCGGCTGCCCGGGCTGCAGGGCGCGCTGGACCTGCTGGCGGTGCTGTGCGTGGACGGCGCGGGGCGCGCGCGCCAGGCCGCCTGCTGCGTGGCGCGCCCGGGCACGCCGAGCCTGCTGCGCTTCGCGCTGGCCTCGCTGCTGCAGAGCGCGCCCGACGTCAAGGGCCGCGTGCGCTGCCTGACGGCCGGGCCCGAGGTGGCGGCGCAGCTGCCGGCCGTGCGCCAGCTGCTGCCGGGCGCGCGCGTGCAGATCTGCCGCGCGCAGGGCCTGGAGACGCTCTTCAGCAAGGCCCAGGAGCTGGGCGGCGCCGGCCGCGAGGACCCGGGCCTGTGGCCGCGCCTGTGCCGCCTGGCCGGCGCCTCGTCGCCCGCCGCCTACGCCGAGGCGCTGGCCGAGCTGCGCGCCCACGGCCCGGCCGCCTTCGTCGACTACTTCGAGCGCAACTGGGCCCCGCGCCGCGACATGTGGGTGCGCTTCCGAGCCTTCGAGGCGGCCCGGGACCTGGACGCGTGCGCCCTGGTGCGCGGCCACCGCCGGCGCCTGCTCCGCCGCCTGAGCCCCTCGCGCAGCGTGGCGCAGTGCCTCCGCGACCTGGTGGCCATGCAGTGGGCCGATGCGGCCGGGGAGGCGGCGCCCGAGGGCCCCGACGGCGGGGGGCCTTGGCCAGAGggcgagccggggaggggagcCCACTTGGAGAAGGAAAGGATGAAGGGCCTGGAGAGCGGGGATTGGGCAGGGGCCCCGAGAGAAGGAAGTATTTGGCGAGGCGCCCAGTTGGAGAAGGAGTGGGCCCGAGGAGTGGAGGCCAGAGACCGGGGAGGGGCTCAGTTAGAAAGTGACTCGGGGAGAGGGTTGCAGGTCCAAGACTGGAGAGGGTCCCAGTCGGAGAACGAGCACTGGAGAGGGCCAGAGATCAGAGACTGGAGGGGGGCCCCGTTGGAGGCCGAGAAAGATTGGGGACCAGAAGGTTACGCAGGGAGAGGGGCCTGGTTGGAGGACGGTGGGCCGAGAGCATTGGAAGGGTATACCTGGAGGATGGCCCAGCTGGAGGGTGACAGCATTAGGGTGCTGGAGACCACAGAGCGGAGGGGGGCCCCGTTTGATCCTGAGAGGGCCAAGAGTCTTGAAGGGAGCACCTGGCGGGGGGCCCAGCTGCACGATGAGAGGGCACATGGACTGAAAACCAGAGACTGGAAGGGGCCTCAGCTGGAAGctgagaagggaagagggctggaggTCAGGACCTGGAGGGGGCACCATGTGGAGAAGCCCAGGGAGTTGGTCCCTGAGAATGGAGACCAAAGGGGGCCCCAGTGGGgagatgagaggcagagagggccagaggttggagaagagagggaagtgaGGTTGGGGGTCAAAAGAAGAAGGGATCTGGAAGACGTAGTTCTGGTCCATCTGGGGGACACGAGGGTGACAGGCCTGGAGAACGGAGAGGGAGCCCGGTCTGTTGGCCCCAAGGGCCGAGGAGAACAAGGGATGGGGTGTGGGGGTGCAGGAGGGAGGTGTCTAGGGCTGGGGAACGGAGTCCCGTGTGGGCCCGCCATGGGAACTGTGTGTGAAGGCGATCCAGAATGGGCAGGGACGCGGAGAGTGTGCCTGGCCGCTGGGGAGAGCCCGCAGGAAGGGGGTCAAGAAGAAGGTCCACGGGAACCAAAGAGGCCTTGCTGCCCCTCCGCAGAGGAGGAGGTGGACTGGGAGCCCCTGGCCAGGTTCCGAGCGGCCTGCGGGCCGGAGCTGGCGGAACTGGTGGCCGAAGAGCTGGCCTTCGCCAGGCAGCACGGGACCCGGGGTTTCCACTGGACTGGAGCTGGGTTTGCCCTTAAGGACGGAACCTCGGACTTCTTCCTGGACAGGGCCCTGACCCGCTGCAGCTGCTCTATCCACGCCGCCCGTCGTCTGCCCTGCCGCCACCTCTTTGCGGCGCGCCTCCTCACGGGGGCAGCCTTATTCCACATGGACCTGCTCAGGGACTGCTGGGGGAGAGCCCCAGAGCCCTGA